A stretch of the Janthinobacterium sp. B9-8 genome encodes the following:
- a CDS encoding STAS domain-containing protein: MPITHSINNELCTISISGEISLYTAKLTQEALLELLQSEKKINLDLSEVHEIDSAGIQLLISLKKYAYAKDIALQFHGHSQCVLDVIDLYNIAAELGDPLVLTQR; this comes from the coding sequence ATGCCCATAACACACAGCATAAATAATGAGCTTTGCACCATCTCGATCAGCGGGGAAATATCGCTTTATACGGCAAAATTAACTCAGGAAGCGCTGCTAGAGCTGCTTCAATCTGAAAAGAAAATTAACCTCGATTTATCAGAAGTGCATGAAATTGATAGCGCAGGCATTCAGCTTTTAATCAGTTTAAAAAAATATGCCTATGCAAAAGACATTGCACTGCAATTTCATGGGCATAGCCAGTGCGTACTGGATGTGATTGATCTTTACAATATTGCCGCCGAACTCGGTGACCCCTTAGTGCTCACCCAGCGTTAG
- a CDS encoding dihydroorotate oxidase gives MLDLSTFFLGRPLTSPLMNASGVWCNVNNQLNALAESKAGAMVTKSCTLLRRDGNPEPRYHTLAMGSINSMGLPNEGHQYYLDYAERHDYENKPLFFSIAGLTLDDNLTMVAQIQDAYTPAILELNLSCPNVPGKAQIAYDFEALDVILAEISAAYSRPFGIKLPPYFDIAHFDEVAEILNRYEKVSFITCINSIGNGLMIDINSETVLIKPKEGFGGIGGDYVLPTALANVNAFHQRCPKKSIIGCGGVSTGEHVFMHLLAGAGIVQVGTALYEEGPEIFVRLNIELAKIMKEKGYKTIREFQGKLKTI, from the coding sequence ATGCTCGACCTCTCAACATTTTTCCTTGGGCGCCCCCTGACATCGCCGTTGATGAACGCTTCCGGCGTTTGGTGCAACGTCAACAATCAGCTCAATGCCCTTGCAGAAAGTAAAGCGGGCGCAATGGTAACCAAAAGCTGCACCCTATTACGCCGGGATGGCAACCCTGAGCCCCGCTATCACACGCTGGCAATGGGCAGTATTAATTCAATGGGCCTGCCTAATGAAGGCCACCAATATTATTTGGATTATGCAGAGCGGCATGATTATGAAAATAAGCCCTTATTTTTTTCTATTGCCGGATTAACGCTAGACGATAATTTAACCATGGTGGCGCAAATCCAGGATGCTTATACTCCGGCTATTCTAGAGCTTAATTTATCCTGTCCCAATGTGCCGGGTAAAGCGCAAATTGCTTATGATTTTGAAGCGCTTGATGTCATCCTTGCCGAAATAAGCGCAGCTTATTCCCGCCCCTTTGGTATTAAACTACCACCCTATTTTGATATCGCCCATTTTGATGAAGTGGCTGAGATATTAAACCGCTACGAAAAAGTCAGTTTTATTACCTGCATTAATTCAATAGGCAATGGCCTGATGATTGATATTAATAGCGAAACGGTACTGATCAAACCCAAAGAGGGCTTTGGAGGAATTGGCGGCGATTACGTACTACCAACTGCATTGGCCAATGTCAATGCATTTCATCAACGCTGCCCTAAAAAATCCATTATTGGCTGCGGCGGGGTCAGTACCGGCGAACATGTCTTTATGCATTTATTAGCAGGCGCAGGCATTGTACAAGTAGGCACAGCGCTTTATGAAGAAGGCCCAGAGATTTTTGTTCGCTTAAACATAGAGTTAGCCAAGATCATGAAAGAAAAAGGGTATAAAACAATTCGGGAATTTCAAGGCAAATTAAAAACAATTTAA
- a CDS encoding chemotaxis protein CheA: MDLDSARGALIEEARDLLNSMESALLTIEGNNASSEEIDALFRVAHTIKGSAALFSLDYIVIFTHSMESLLDLVRSREIEINEKMISTLLDCKDYLSLLINSVENRTENIDPDEPNRARLLGLLDEYLLKSTEVQTIASSDRIEKDEKKHHGDTHWHLSLRFNKNNLINGMDPFEFIRYLSTLGEISYIYTITDKIPPLDEIETEQCYLGFEIDLESSQDKEAIESAFDFIRQDSTIRILPPHAKIQEYIDLINSLPEPPQLLGEILLKGGSITALELKEILNIQKADPSRQLGSIFVEEKVVAAPVVAAALKKQKQSEDKKNNELKFIKVEAGKLDTLINMVGELVIAGAAANLISKRNSDPSMSEACATLSDLVEQIRDSALNLRMVQIKEVFERFPRVIRDATKDLNKKINLKLIGTETELDKSMIEKLSDPLMHIVRNAIDHGIEAPQDRIAKGKPAQGEIILNAFHDSGSVVIEISDDGAGLNKERIINKAIERSLISPDAILSEYEIYQLIFEAGFSTAEKVTHLSGRGVGMDVVKRNIEHLRGEVEVISEEGTGSIFRIRLPLTMAIIDGFQVMVADSTFVIPLDLVLECTELTSDDEQHSFVNLRGKVLPFVRLRSLFDFPEHSSSKENIVVIQYGQNRAGLVVDKLIGEFQAVIKPLGPLFKDLKGISGSTILGTGQVALILDVGQLIQYAYKKTDPLYKGNSIFKAALPPSASISAITSNTLGG; encoded by the coding sequence ATGGATTTAGACAGCGCCAGAGGAGCCCTCATCGAAGAAGCCCGTGATTTACTCAATTCGATGGAATCTGCCCTGCTCACGATTGAAGGCAATAACGCCAGTAGCGAGGAGATTGATGCGCTTTTCCGTGTAGCACACACCATTAAGGGCTCCGCAGCACTGTTTTCACTCGATTATATTGTTATCTTTACCCATAGCATGGAAAGCTTGCTTGATTTAGTCAGAAGCAGAGAAATTGAGATCAATGAAAAAATGATTTCTACGCTGCTCGATTGTAAAGATTATCTCAGTTTATTAATTAATTCAGTAGAAAACAGAACAGAAAATATAGACCCGGATGAACCCAATCGTGCACGCCTGCTTGGTCTGCTTGACGAATACTTATTAAAATCAACCGAAGTGCAAACAATTGCCTCAAGTGACCGAATTGAAAAAGACGAAAAAAAACATCATGGCGACACCCACTGGCACTTATCTTTGCGCTTTAATAAAAATAATTTAATCAATGGCATGGATCCCTTTGAGTTTATCCGCTATTTAAGTACGCTGGGTGAAATAAGCTATATCTATACCATAACCGACAAAATACCGCCTCTGGATGAAATCGAGACCGAACAATGCTATTTAGGTTTTGAAATTGATTTAGAATCATCCCAAGATAAAGAAGCAATAGAAAGCGCTTTCGACTTTATTCGCCAAGACAGCACCATACGCATTTTACCGCCGCACGCTAAAATTCAAGAATATATAGATCTTATTAACTCCCTGCCTGAGCCACCTCAACTATTAGGCGAAATTCTTTTAAAAGGCGGATCAATCACGGCTTTAGAGCTAAAAGAAATATTAAATATTCAAAAAGCAGACCCCAGCCGGCAACTCGGCAGTATTTTTGTAGAAGAAAAAGTAGTGGCGGCCCCCGTTGTAGCGGCGGCCCTCAAAAAACAGAAACAAAGCGAAGACAAAAAAAATAATGAACTCAAATTTATAAAAGTAGAAGCCGGCAAACTGGATACCTTAATTAATATGGTAGGCGAGCTTGTCATTGCGGGTGCTGCGGCCAATTTAATTTCCAAAAGAAATAGTGACCCTAGCATGAGTGAAGCATGCGCCACGCTCTCTGATCTGGTAGAACAAATCAGAGATAGCGCACTTAACTTAAGAATGGTGCAAATCAAAGAGGTGTTTGAGCGTTTTCCTCGCGTGATACGCGATGCAACTAAAGATTTAAACAAAAAAATAAACCTTAAGCTGATAGGAACAGAAACCGAACTAGATAAAAGCATGATAGAAAAACTAAGTGACCCCTTAATGCACATTGTACGCAATGCAATTGACCACGGCATTGAAGCACCACAAGATAGAATAGCCAAAGGAAAGCCTGCCCAGGGCGAGATTATATTGAATGCTTTTCATGATTCTGGCAGCGTAGTAATAGAAATCAGTGACGATGGCGCAGGCTTAAATAAAGAGCGTATTATAAATAAAGCCATAGAAAGAAGCCTGATTAGCCCAGATGCCATACTAAGTGAATATGAAATATACCAGCTTATTTTTGAGGCCGGTTTTTCAACAGCAGAAAAAGTTACCCATTTATCTGGTCGGGGCGTTGGCATGGATGTTGTAAAACGCAATATCGAGCATTTACGCGGCGAAGTGGAGGTGATATCAGAAGAAGGCACTGGCAGTATTTTTAGAATTAGGCTCCCGCTCACCATGGCTATTATTGATGGCTTTCAAGTCATGGTGGCCGATTCTACTTTTGTGATTCCTCTTGATCTGGTCCTCGAATGCACCGAGCTTACTTCGGACGATGAACAACATAGTTTTGTTAATCTTCGTGGCAAGGTATTACCTTTTGTTCGCTTGCGCAGCTTGTTTGATTTTCCTGAGCACAGCAGCAGCAAAGAAAATATTGTTGTCATCCAATACGGGCAAAACCGGGCAGGGCTGGTTGTTGATAAGCTGATTGGAGAGTTTCAAGCGGTGATTAAACCGCTGGGCCCTTTATTTAAAGATTTAAAAGGAATTAGCGGCTCAACCATATTAGGAACCGGGCAGGTTGCTTTAATTTTAGACGTGGGCCAGCTTATCCAATATGCATACAAAAAAACAGATCCTTTATATAAAGGAAACAGCATTTTTAAAGCAGCGCTTCCTCCTTCTGCTTCTATTTCAGCAATAACAAGCAACACCCTCGGGGGATAG
- the astA gene encoding arginine N-succinyltransferase, producing the protein MLIRPIETEDLPELLALAKEAGVGVTTLQANPERLSARILASETSLNAAEPDAADASYVFVLEDEQTGKIVGTSAIEAAVGMHETWYNYRVGINVHASRELGIYKQLETLFLNSDMTGSSELCSLFLLPIYRKEGNGSLLSKARFLFMAEHSARFSHRIIAEMRGISDEDGRSPFWESLGRHFFRMDFARADFLSYVGSKSFIAELMPQHPIYTCFLPEEARVAIGEVHAATRPARAMLEAEGFHYQGYVDIFDAGPTLECELDQVRAVRASGCYQAELVTAEAGVPWLVSNRRLVGFRCVLAIAQKTENGLQLTQGILDQLGIADGDSVRAVPLSAKE; encoded by the coding sequence ATGTTGATTCGCCCCATTGAGACAGAAGATTTACCCGAGCTACTGGCTTTAGCCAAGGAAGCGGGGGTGGGGGTAACCACCTTGCAGGCTAACCCTGAGCGCTTGTCTGCACGCATTCTGGCGAGCGAGACTTCGCTTAATGCGGCTGAGCCTGACGCGGCGGATGCAAGCTATGTGTTTGTGCTGGAAGACGAGCAGACCGGAAAAATTGTGGGCACTTCGGCCATTGAAGCTGCAGTGGGTATGCACGAGACTTGGTACAACTATCGCGTCGGTATTAATGTGCACGCGTCCCGTGAGCTGGGTATTTATAAGCAGCTGGAAACATTATTTTTAAATAGTGATATGACCGGCTCGAGCGAGTTGTGTTCTTTGTTTTTGCTGCCGATCTACCGCAAAGAGGGCAATGGCAGCTTGTTGTCTAAGGCGCGTTTCTTATTTATGGCTGAGCATAGTGCGCGATTCTCGCACCGCATTATTGCGGAAATGCGCGGGATTTCGGATGAAGACGGCCGCTCGCCATTTTGGGAGAGCTTGGGCCGTCATTTTTTCCGTATGGATTTTGCGCGTGCCGATTTCCTGTCCTATGTGGGTAGCAAATCCTTTATTGCCGAGCTGATGCCTCAGCACCCGATTTATACCTGTTTCCTGCCCGAGGAAGCTCGTGTGGCGATTGGCGAAGTGCACGCGGCAACTCGCCCGGCGCGCGCCATGCTGGAGGCCGAGGGCTTTCATTACCAGGGCTATGTCGATATTTTTGACGCGGGCCCCACGCTGGAGTGCGAGCTGGATCAGGTGCGTGCTGTTCGGGCCAGCGGCTGCTATCAGGCCGAATTAGTGACGGCTGAGGCGGGGGTTCCATGGCTGGTATCTAATCGCCGTTTGGTAGGCTTTCGCTGTGTGCTGGCCATTGCGCAAAAAACAGAAAATGGCTTGCAGCTTACGCAAGGTATTTTAGACCAGCTTGGGATTGCTGATGGCGATAGCGTGCGCGCTGTGCCCTTATCTGCCAAGGAGTAA
- a CDS encoding SGNH/GDSL hydrolase family protein yields MRLLLSISLLISTSVWAAPVLEAQSPDPQLGSVLSAQKPLSAAELLKAPKVAGMSRLGGYTYTYLRCYYRLENNSAKPATSYAWAIDPSSGAYYKLYGNWWADGQFQWKNMFYTDVAQATMSSVCRKTLDQQGVKTPLALVAAANNALSFNATVWTNDQATQSHTISKVIAFGDSLSDTQNMYNASMWKLPNSKAWFIGRFSNDKVWVEYLAESLKLPLYNWAIGGSAADTHLVVPGLIQQVQSWTEYMSQAPAYRPENTLFTMLIGGNDLLNYGRTVDQLIAGQTTALDQLIAAGGRNILLLNLPNISRVPVFKMRNDADKVAAQVVEYNQRLTMLVAALRMKHGNRLNIQLFDTGAMFTDLLDHPAKYNVKNTTSSCLDINSTASTVYLQAQKPRKECTNPDEFVFWDNMHPTTNTHRLLGKFTGDFAKQYFVNLPVN; encoded by the coding sequence ATGCGTTTACTTCTCTCTATTAGCTTGCTGATTAGCACATCGGTATGGGCGGCTCCTGTGCTTGAAGCGCAGAGCCCTGATCCACAATTAGGTAGCGTACTCTCTGCACAAAAGCCGCTGAGTGCTGCGGAGCTGCTTAAAGCACCCAAGGTGGCTGGAATGTCCCGACTGGGGGGCTACACCTACACCTATTTGCGCTGCTATTACCGCCTCGAAAACAATAGTGCAAAGCCCGCAACCAGCTATGCATGGGCAATCGATCCCAGTAGTGGTGCTTATTACAAGCTGTATGGCAACTGGTGGGCCGATGGTCAATTTCAGTGGAAAAACATGTTTTACACCGATGTAGCGCAAGCTACGATGAGTAGCGTATGCCGTAAAACACTGGATCAGCAGGGCGTTAAAACGCCACTTGCTTTAGTTGCAGCGGCTAATAACGCCTTATCGTTTAATGCCACGGTGTGGACCAACGATCAGGCCACGCAAAGCCACACAATTAGCAAAGTGATTGCCTTTGGCGATAGCCTGTCTGATACGCAAAATATGTATAACGCATCCATGTGGAAACTACCCAATTCAAAAGCATGGTTTATTGGCCGCTTTAGTAATGACAAGGTTTGGGTGGAATACCTAGCCGAAAGTCTGAAATTGCCTTTATATAACTGGGCGATTGGAGGCTCTGCAGCCGATACTCATTTAGTGGTGCCGGGATTAATTCAGCAGGTGCAATCGTGGACAGAATATATGTCGCAAGCACCAGCCTATCGCCCGGAAAATACGCTATTTACCATGTTGATTGGTGGCAATGATTTATTAAACTATGGCCGCACGGTGGATCAGCTGATTGCAGGGCAAACCACGGCGCTTGATCAATTGATTGCGGCAGGCGGGCGTAATATTCTGCTGCTTAATCTGCCCAATATATCGCGCGTGCCCGTCTTTAAAATGCGTAATGACGCCGATAAAGTCGCGGCACAAGTGGTGGAATATAACCAGCGTTTAACGATGCTAGTGGCCGCATTACGCATGAAACATGGTAATCGTTTAAATATTCAACTCTTTGATACCGGCGCTATGTTTACCGATTTATTAGATCATCCGGCTAAATATAATGTTAAAAACACCACAAGCTCTTGCTTGGATATTAATTCCACCGCCAGTACCGTTTATCTACAAGCCCAAAAGCCCCGTAAAGAATGCACCAATCCCGATGAATTTGTTTTTTGGGACAATATGCACCCTACCACCAATACCCACCGCCTATTGGGCAAATTTACCGGTGATTTTGCAAAGCAGTACTTTGTGAATTTACCCGTCAATTAA
- the astE gene encoding succinylglutamate desuccinylase, producing MSNSCLEQSFLAQALAGKTCISLPYCLPNGTHVQVMDEGVIRFEPKDPSDRQLDVVLSCGIHGNETAPIELLDQIISQILEGQLRVRARVLCVFGNVEAMRQGVRCLDQDMNRLFCRLPDVGDGFEARRAAMLEMQLMRFFSRSIQDGKPRLHYDLHTAIHGSLIEKFAIYPLPPHGRDFDPLQVARLACAGVDAVLLQSTTSTTFSFFSSQHCGAAAFTVELGRAMPFGQNTAVDLSKMKAYLEGLISGELPDCDVVPAHVSLFKVSREIVKQSEDFVLRIDAQMDNFAPLAIGTLLAEEGDVQYVVDEANARLIFPNPHIDVGQRAALVVVPTQGYSR from the coding sequence ATGAGTAACTCTTGTTTAGAACAATCTTTTTTAGCACAAGCCTTGGCTGGCAAGACTTGTATTTCCTTGCCTTACTGCCTGCCCAACGGTACGCATGTGCAGGTGATGGACGAAGGGGTGATTCGCTTCGAGCCTAAAGATCCAAGTGACAGGCAGCTGGATGTGGTGTTGAGCTGCGGTATTCATGGTAATGAAACTGCACCGATTGAGTTGCTTGATCAGATTATTAGCCAGATTCTGGAAGGCCAGCTTAGAGTGCGCGCGCGGGTGTTGTGTGTATTTGGCAATGTGGAGGCGATGCGCCAGGGGGTGCGTTGCCTTGATCAGGATATGAACCGCCTGTTTTGTCGCTTGCCTGATGTAGGCGATGGCTTTGAGGCCCGCCGTGCGGCGATGCTGGAAATGCAGCTGATGCGGTTTTTTTCCAGATCGATTCAAGATGGTAAGCCACGCCTGCATTATGATTTGCACACGGCGATTCATGGCTCCCTCATTGAAAAATTTGCTATTTATCCTCTGCCACCGCATGGCCGCGATTTTGATCCCTTGCAAGTCGCCCGCTTAGCTTGCGCCGGTGTGGATGCGGTGCTTTTGCAATCCACTACTTCCACGACTTTCTCGTTTTTCTCCAGCCAGCATTGCGGTGCAGCGGCCTTTACGGTGGAGCTGGGCCGCGCCATGCCTTTTGGTCAGAACACTGCGGTTGATTTAAGCAAAATGAAGGCATACTTAGAAGGCTTGATTAGTGGTGAGCTGCCTGATTGCGATGTCGTGCCTGCCCATGTCAGCTTGTTTAAAGTTTCGCGTGAGATCGTTAAGCAAAGCGAAGACTTTGTTTTGCGCATTGATGCCCAAATGGATAATTTTGCACCGCTAGCGATCGGCACCCTTCTTGCGGAGGAGGGCGATGTGCAGTATGTGGTGGATGAAGCCAATGCACGGCTTATTTTTCCTAATCCTCATATAGACGTAGGGCAGCGGGCGGCGTTAGTGGTTGTGCCAACGCAAGGCTACTCGCGTTAA
- a CDS encoding type II asparaginase — MFTQCVKTGLTLTLICAAFAANAADKLPNVMILATGGTIAGTGATSTTTVGYTAAKIGVERLIEAVPELQKVAQVKGEQVFQIASENMSNEHWLKLAKRVNEVLKKSDVDGVVITHGTDTIEETAYFLNLVVKSKKPVVIVGAMRPATAISADGPINLYNAVALAGSKEAVGQGVLVSLNDEIQGARDVTKTNTITGHTFRAPELGSLGYMVSGQAKFYRSSTRKHTSETEFDVSRLETLPAVDIAYGSANANTLAIDAFAAAGDVGIVYAGTGDGSLAAPVRARLTELRQQGIHINRSSRTGNGPTVRGGENDDDKTDFTVSDTLTPQKARILLMLALTKTKDSKEIQRMFYTY; from the coding sequence ATGTTTACTCAATGTGTTAAGACGGGTCTTACCCTTACTCTCATTTGTGCAGCCTTCGCAGCCAATGCAGCAGATAAACTCCCCAATGTAATGATTCTTGCAACAGGTGGCACTATCGCAGGCACTGGCGCCACCAGTACCACCACCGTTGGCTATACTGCCGCCAAAATTGGCGTAGAACGCCTGATTGAAGCCGTGCCAGAATTACAAAAAGTAGCACAGGTTAAAGGCGAGCAAGTATTCCAGATTGCCAGCGAAAACATGAGCAATGAGCACTGGCTAAAACTTGCCAAACGCGTCAATGAAGTACTGAAAAAATCCGATGTAGACGGCGTAGTGATTACCCACGGCACCGATACCATCGAAGAAACCGCCTATTTTCTAAATCTGGTTGTGAAAAGCAAAAAGCCAGTGGTTATCGTTGGCGCAATGCGCCCGGCCACCGCCATTAGCGCAGACGGCCCGATCAATCTTTACAATGCAGTCGCACTGGCAGGCAGCAAAGAAGCCGTTGGCCAAGGTGTCTTAGTATCCTTGAATGACGAAATCCAAGGCGCGCGTGATGTGACTAAAACCAACACCATTACGGGTCACACCTTCAGAGCACCAGAGCTGGGCAGCCTAGGTTATATGGTATCGGGCCAGGCTAAGTTTTATCGCAGCAGCACCCGCAAACACACCAGCGAAACCGAATTTGATGTAAGCCGCCTGGAAACTCTACCTGCTGTAGATATTGCTTACGGCTCGGCCAATGCCAACACCCTTGCCATTGATGCCTTTGCTGCTGCTGGCGATGTGGGCATTGTTTATGCAGGTACGGGGGACGGCAGCTTGGCCGCACCGGTTCGCGCCCGCCTTACCGAATTACGCCAACAAGGCATCCACATTAATCGCTCATCCCGCACCGGCAATGGCCCAACAGTACGTGGCGGCGAAAATGACGATGACAAAACCGACTTCACCGTATCCGACACCCTTACCCCACAAAAAGCCCGCATTCTGCTGATGCTGGCACTGACTAAAACTAAAGACAGCAAAGAAATTCAACGCATGTTCTACACCTACTAA
- the astD gene encoding succinylglutamate-semialdehyde dehydrogenase — MQLIDGRWSVGKGKAWTSRNPVSQQAVWVGNAATASEVDAAVAAARTAFPLWRDTELSNRIAVLRCFADLLKANLEELAATIGMETGKPRWEATMEVASMVAKVDISIRAFEERTSRKESTQGDASVVLRHRPHGVVAVLGPYNFPGHLPNGHIVPALLAGNVVVFKPSELTPMAAQKTVELWLAAGLPAGVINLLQGSAATGALLAAHQDLDGVFFTGSSASGYAVHQQFSGRPDKILALEMSGNNALIVDEVQDVAAAIHHVIQSSFISAGQRCSCARRLFVPRGEWGDLFLDRLRRVSAELRVGAWDDEPAPFMGAMISIEAAHKMLAVQAALIAAGAKVLLEMRRLNCANAMLTAGLLDVSEVQNLPDEEYFGPLLQVQRYGEFDEAIRLANCSRFGLAAGLLSDSAEHYKTFWRESRAGIVNWNKPLTGASSAGPFGGIGASGNHRPSAYYAADYCAYPVASLESEILSMPEHLPPGMVIALD, encoded by the coding sequence ATGCAGTTAATCGATGGGCGCTGGTCTGTTGGCAAGGGGAAGGCGTGGACATCACGTAATCCGGTTAGCCAGCAGGCGGTTTGGGTGGGCAATGCGGCAACGGCTTCAGAGGTTGATGCGGCGGTTGCGGCCGCACGAACGGCGTTTCCATTGTGGCGGGACACCGAGCTCAGCAATCGCATTGCGGTGCTGCGTTGTTTCGCCGATTTACTGAAGGCTAATTTGGAAGAGCTGGCAGCGACCATTGGCATGGAGACCGGCAAGCCGCGCTGGGAAGCAACAATGGAAGTCGCCAGCATGGTAGCTAAGGTTGATATCTCTATCCGCGCCTTTGAGGAACGTACTTCCCGTAAGGAATCGACTCAGGGCGATGCCAGCGTGGTATTGCGCCACCGGCCGCATGGCGTGGTAGCGGTATTGGGGCCGTATAACTTCCCTGGGCATTTACCTAATGGCCATATTGTCCCGGCTTTGCTGGCAGGCAATGTGGTGGTATTTAAGCCTTCTGAGCTGACGCCGATGGCAGCCCAAAAAACAGTTGAGCTTTGGCTGGCAGCAGGCCTGCCGGCTGGGGTGATTAATCTGCTGCAAGGCAGTGCTGCAACCGGTGCTTTGCTTGCGGCCCATCAGGATTTAGACGGTGTTTTTTTTACCGGCAGCTCGGCTTCTGGTTACGCCGTGCATCAGCAGTTTTCCGGGCGTCCGGATAAAATATTAGCTTTGGAAATGAGCGGCAATAACGCTTTGATTGTGGATGAGGTGCAAGATGTAGCAGCCGCAATTCATCATGTTATTCAGTCTTCTTTTATCTCTGCGGGGCAGCGCTGCTCCTGTGCCAGACGCTTATTTGTGCCAAGAGGAGAATGGGGCGATTTGTTTTTGGATCGCTTAAGGCGGGTGAGTGCGGAGCTAAGAGTGGGCGCATGGGATGACGAGCCAGCGCCGTTTATGGGGGCGATGATATCGATCGAAGCCGCTCATAAAATGCTGGCGGTACAAGCGGCACTGATTGCTGCGGGGGCAAAAGTTTTATTGGAAATGCGCCGCTTAAATTGCGCCAATGCCATGCTTACGGCGGGGTTGCTTGATGTGAGCGAAGTACAAAATTTGCCGGATGAAGAATATTTTGGCCCCTTACTGCAAGTGCAGCGCTATGGTGAATTTGACGAGGCGATTCGCTTAGCCAATTGCAGCCGCTTTGGCTTGGCAGCGGGTTTATTATCAGATAGTGCAGAGCACTATAAAACGTTCTGGCGCGAATCACGCGCAGGGATTGTGAACTGGAATAAACCCCTGACGGGCGCATCCAGTGCCGGGCCGTTTGGAGGGATTGGTGCCAGCGGCAATCACCGGCCAAGCGCTTATTACGCAGCAGATTATTGTGCATATCCTGTTGCTTCTTTAGAGTCCGAAATATTATCCATGCCCGAGCATTTGCCGCCAGGGATGGTGATTGCTCTGGATTAA
- the astB gene encoding N-succinylarginine dihydrolase produces the protein MSTSFEANFDGLVGPTHHYGGHSFGNVASTSNANKAANPREAAKQGLAKMKALADMGYKQGVFVPQERPAIGLLRDLGFSGDDASVLAAVAKASPGLLANVSSASSMWTANAATVSPSADTVDGRVHFTAANLQNKFHRAIEHAQTTRSLKAMFNNDAVFAHHDALPMQAVFGDEGAANHTRFCHDYGQLGVEFFVYGRQHWGGGVEPQKFPARQTREAGEAIARLHGLSADHMVFAQQNPAVIDAGVFHNDVISVGNQNVLFSHETAFLRQAAVYAELDAKLGGGLQVIEVPLAQVSVADAVKSYLFNSQLLARADGRQNLVVPDECRATPAVWDYLQGMLASNGPIAELMVFDLKQSMQNGGGPACLRLRVALKEKELAAVNPHIWMNDALFAKLNTWVDQHYRDRLTEADLADPKLIIEVRTALDELTQILHLGSIYPCQLA, from the coding sequence ATGTCGACCAGTTTTGAAGCTAATTTTGATGGTTTAGTTGGGCCTACTCACCATTATGGCGGCCATTCTTTTGGTAATGTGGCCTCCACATCCAACGCCAATAAAGCCGCCAACCCGCGTGAAGCGGCTAAGCAAGGCCTTGCCAAAATGAAAGCGCTGGCCGATATGGGCTACAAGCAGGGCGTGTTTGTGCCACAAGAGCGCCCGGCCATTGGCCTGCTGCGCGATTTAGGTTTTAGCGGCGATGATGCCAGCGTGCTGGCTGCGGTGGCTAAAGCCTCGCCGGGGCTGCTGGCTAATGTGTCATCCGCTTCCAGTATGTGGACAGCCAATGCCGCCACGGTGAGCCCTTCAGCAGATACGGTTGATGGCCGCGTGCACTTTACTGCTGCTAATTTGCAAAATAAATTTCACCGCGCCATTGAGCATGCTCAAACCACCCGCTCGCTTAAAGCGATGTTTAATAATGATGCGGTCTTTGCACATCACGATGCGTTGCCGATGCAAGCTGTATTTGGCGACGAAGGCGCGGCGAATCACACCCGGTTTTGTCACGATTATGGCCAGCTTGGGGTTGAATTCTTTGTTTATGGTCGCCAGCATTGGGGCGGCGGCGTTGAGCCGCAAAAATTCCCAGCCCGGCAAACGCGTGAAGCCGGTGAGGCGATTGCTCGTTTACATGGCTTAAGCGCCGATCACATGGTGTTTGCTCAGCAAAACCCAGCGGTGATTGACGCCGGCGTGTTTCACAATGATGTGATTTCGGTCGGCAATCAAAATGTGTTGTTTAGCCATGAAACGGCCTTTTTGCGCCAGGCTGCAGTCTATGCCGAGCTGGACGCTAAGCTCGGTGGTGGTTTGCAAGTGATTGAAGTGCCACTGGCCCAAGTCAGCGTGGCCGATGCGGTGAAGTCCTATCTGTTTAACAGCCAGCTATTAGCGCGTGCCGATGGTCGCCAGAATCTGGTTGTGCCGGATGAATGCCGCGCCACGCCCGCGGTTTGGGATTATCTGCAAGGCATGCTGGCCAGCAATGGCCCGATTGCCGAGCTGATGGTGTTTGATTTGAAGCAAAGCATGCAAAATGGCGGTGGCCCGGCTTGTTTACGCTTACGCGTAGCTTTGAAAGAAAAAGAACTGGCGGCGGTGAATCCGCATATCTGGATGAACGACGCGCTGTTTGCCAAGCTAAATACATGGGTAGACCAGCATTATCGTGATCGCCTTACCGAAGCAGATTTGGCCGATCCTAAGCTGATTATTGAAGTGCGCACTGCGCTGGATGAGCTGACACAGATTTTACATCTTGGCTCGATTTATCCTTGCCAGCTTGCTTGA